One Lolium perenne isolate Kyuss_39 unplaced genomic scaffold, Kyuss_2.0 unplaced96, whole genome shotgun sequence DNA segment encodes these proteins:
- the LOC127322787 gene encoding uncharacterized protein, protein MQVHVGPSMEKLELSSDLKFLSKIQIEWFKVLQIDQYLVRSDFVELNQELGEEFLNETNWGILSCAMVIPREAIAKSWHSHTFNRCEQFRRRRRRSGIRQGFYLYCGNSYLMELKKSRDK, encoded by the exons atgcaggtgcatgttggtccaagcatggagaagcttgagctatcctcagatctgaagttcttgagcaaa atccaaatcgagtggttcaaagttctgcagatag ATCaatatctggtcagatctgactttgtcgaattaaaccaggagcttggggaagaatttttgaatgaaaccaactgg gggatacttagttgtgccatggtgatacctagagaggcaattgctaagtcgtggcactctcatacctttaatag atgcgaacaatttcggaggagaagaagaagaagtggaatcagacaaggattttatttgtactgtgggaattcttatttgatggagttgaagaagtccagggacaaataa